From Thermoflavifilum aggregans, a single genomic window includes:
- a CDS encoding porin family protein: MSWSTNTAIAQQNEGYSGSVRTNHEGISQIPVSYSRDFLILQLGHDVWSGLPSGISTSGWNRDFNIALLYDFPFQQSHFSFALGLGVSTSNVFFKNYTLNIADSVSSQLNFTSDSKYNKYKIATTYLEIPLEFRFRQVSKNANKGFKVALGAKLGLNTDAHAKGKRVVAGFPEVEKFKTRRFFNPYRVAATARIGWGNFNLYGSYSLTPLFRQNTGLDVHTYSIGICLSGL, translated from the coding sequence ATGAGCTGGTCTACAAATACCGCAATTGCTCAGCAAAACGAAGGATATTCCGGATCCGTAAGAACCAATCATGAAGGCATCAGCCAGATACCGGTTTCTTATTCCCGGGATTTTCTGATTCTGCAGCTGGGACATGATGTGTGGAGCGGATTACCTTCCGGAATAAGTACCAGTGGCTGGAACCGCGATTTCAACATAGCGTTGCTTTATGATTTCCCCTTTCAGCAAAGTCATTTCAGTTTTGCACTGGGATTAGGAGTAAGTACAAGCAATGTGTTTTTCAAAAATTATACCCTCAACATTGCCGATAGTGTTTCCTCTCAGCTGAATTTTACCAGCGACAGCAAATACAACAAATACAAAATTGCCACTACCTATCTGGAAATTCCGCTTGAATTTCGTTTCCGCCAGGTTTCAAAGAATGCTAACAAGGGATTTAAGGTGGCTTTGGGAGCGAAACTGGGTTTGAATACCGATGCGCATGCCAAGGGCAAACGTGTGGTAGCCGGTTTCCCGGAAGTGGAGAAATTCAAAACCCGCCGCTTTTTTAATCCTTACCGCGTGGCAGCCACAGCCCGCATAGGTTGGGGTAATTTCAACCTGTACGGGAGCTATAGCCTCACGCCCCTGTTCCGGCAAAATACCGGTCTGGATGTTCATACCTACTCCATCGGCATTTGCCTGAGCGGACTGTAA
- a CDS encoding S9 family peptidase, translating into MSKWRYILIGLGWMSGLHVAHAQLVWTPERVAEAPYISACWTDDDAGGQALYYVISSYDIGRDRMRHQLWMQPLNPTAARANRLFTFDGPQPENIIRISPHQFIFTRGNQCYLLRTDTPSLRSFTQVDSPYAHMLISPKKDYVLFVHPEKVRDVDAKDYYPQFGKTRARIYHGLPAFGMDGWIDGYAHHLLYARIDSMGRLGMPVDLMPYEQTDVDTTLINSYLAQVHWSPDERYIVYAAYKPSLQEIATDAPQDSSVAPPASQIYLYDLQDGLTSCLTCETAVDRGSGSAWIRHESPAFSPATSQGKSRWIAWIAESVAGAHTGQRDLILEDLERKTLYNLTHGRAGRVLHFWWSNDGQSLLFTATYPDSAWTELYRVQVLDEGRLHTPLVIRQITHLQARIEALVGETPSTWLVAVSGWHHMQRIFSVDKQNGSARMLVQADTTQDAMPGPSSWLISLAHGIKVWVHQYHPSQTDSGSRYPAIICLPDFTWFSDDDSKTRWDQPQMLADAGYQVFTISSEQGLSDDMLNFYLDPATLHNLADSLYRLLIINQADTQRVILMGSGWGAYLALMWASDQRRASSFSVRTLVLWNPVVDIPSWSTTTAARWVARDIVQLMQKNKNIVQAGWPLAHLPMLIGVGGNDGWVPAEQGWGLFNEIQDPQIPGRLIYFPDIAHHWQTGHDLLVWQHQVLNWLQAPAVNP; encoded by the coding sequence ATGAGCAAATGGAGATATATCCTGATTGGCTTGGGATGGATGAGTGGGCTGCATGTCGCTCATGCCCAACTGGTGTGGACGCCCGAACGGGTTGCAGAAGCTCCCTATATCAGCGCATGCTGGACGGATGATGATGCCGGCGGGCAGGCTTTGTATTATGTGATATCATCGTATGATATTGGACGGGATAGAATGCGGCATCAACTCTGGATGCAGCCACTCAATCCGACGGCGGCTCGCGCAAACAGGCTTTTCACATTCGATGGTCCACAACCGGAAAATATAATCCGGATTTCTCCGCATCAATTTATTTTCACGAGAGGAAATCAATGCTATTTGTTGCGTACTGATACTCCCTCGCTGCGATCGTTTACGCAGGTTGATTCGCCGTATGCACATATGCTGATTTCACCGAAAAAAGATTATGTGTTGTTTGTGCACCCCGAAAAAGTGCGGGATGTGGATGCCAAAGATTACTATCCGCAGTTTGGGAAAACACGTGCCCGCATTTATCACGGGCTACCGGCATTTGGTATGGATGGCTGGATTGATGGATATGCGCATCATTTGTTATATGCAAGGATTGATTCGATGGGTAGGCTGGGGATGCCCGTTGATTTGATGCCTTATGAACAGACCGATGTAGATACAACGCTGATCAATAGCTATTTGGCCCAGGTACACTGGAGCCCGGATGAGCGTTACATTGTGTATGCCGCCTACAAGCCATCTCTGCAGGAAATAGCAACAGATGCGCCGCAGGATAGTTCGGTTGCTCCGCCAGCCAGCCAAATTTATCTATATGATCTGCAAGATGGACTTACCAGTTGCCTGACCTGTGAAACGGCTGTTGACAGAGGTTCCGGCTCAGCATGGATCAGACATGAATCACCCGCATTCAGTCCGGCTACCAGCCAGGGCAAAAGCCGCTGGATAGCCTGGATAGCCGAGTCCGTTGCAGGTGCACACACAGGCCAACGGGATCTGATCCTGGAAGACCTGGAGCGCAAAACATTGTACAACCTTACGCATGGCCGGGCAGGAAGGGTATTGCATTTCTGGTGGTCAAATGACGGACAGAGCTTGCTTTTCACGGCTACCTATCCCGATTCTGCATGGACTGAACTCTATCGGGTGCAGGTATTGGATGAAGGACGTCTGCATACGCCTCTTGTCATCCGGCAAATTACCCATTTGCAGGCCAGGATAGAGGCTTTGGTGGGAGAAACCCCTTCTACCTGGCTGGTAGCAGTTTCCGGATGGCACCACATGCAGCGTATTTTTTCTGTGGACAAACAAAACGGCAGTGCCCGCATGCTTGTGCAGGCTGATACTACGCAGGACGCCATGCCCGGCCCTTCTTCCTGGCTTATTTCACTTGCCCATGGGATAAAAGTGTGGGTTCACCAGTATCATCCATCTCAAACTGACTCCGGCAGCAGATATCCGGCCATCATTTGTCTGCCGGATTTTACATGGTTTTCAGATGACGACAGCAAAACGAGGTGGGATCAGCCACAAATGCTTGCCGACGCAGGATATCAGGTGTTTACCATTTCATCCGAACAAGGTTTGTCTGATGATATGTTGAATTTTTATCTGGATCCGGCAACCCTTCATAATTTGGCCGACAGCCTTTATCGGTTGCTTATCATCAATCAGGCAGATACGCAACGGGTAATACTCATGGGCAGCGGATGGGGAGCCTATCTGGCCCTGATGTGGGCATCGGATCAGCGCAGGGCATCGAGTTTTTCTGTTCGTACGCTGGTGCTCTGGAATCCTGTGGTGGATATTCCTTCCTGGAGTACCACAACGGCTGCTCGGTGGGTAGCTCGGGATATTGTGCAACTGATGCAGAAAAATAAGAATATCGTCCAGGCAGGCTGGCCTTTGGCGCATCTGCCCATGCTGATCGGTGTGGGCGGGAATGATGGATGGGTGCCGGCCGAACAGGGTTGGGGTTTGTTTAATGAAATACAGGACCCACAAATACCCGGCAGGTTGATTTATTTTCCTGACATAGCGCATCACTGGCAAACCGGCCATGATCTGCTGGTATGGCAACATCAGGTATTGAACTGGCTGCAGGCACCGGCAGTAAATCCCTAA
- the hflX gene encoding GTPase HflX, translating into MLIAAYPSLSLQCTNFVWLKKPALIDFQPTVPQTEKAVLVGIITPDVTEAQVNEYLNELAFLAETAGAQAVKTFVQKLPHPDPRTMIGKGKLEEIKRYLEGKDISIVIFDEELSGTQITNIEKILGVKTIDRTDLILDIFARRARTARAKTQVELAQYQYLLPRLKGMWTHLGRHGGGIGTRGPGETEIETDRRLVKDKIALLRKRLKEIEKQAQLQRKERSGYIRVALVGYTNAGKSTLMNALSKSEVFAENKLFATLDTTTRKVVYQQTPFLLSDTVGFIRKLPHHLVESFKSTLDEVRESDILLHVVDISHPHYEEQIEVVNRTLQELGALEKPTLLVFNKMDLYEQQHFDPYLPAEIRQELLQQLKAEWEQRTHGHAIFISATEKRNLDELRQKLWEHIVALYRQRYPYQTEFFTA; encoded by the coding sequence TTGCTCATAGCTGCTTATCCAAGCCTTTCCCTGCAATGTACTAACTTTGTATGGCTAAAGAAACCAGCATTGATTGATTTTCAACCAACTGTCCCGCAAACCGAAAAAGCCGTTCTGGTTGGGATTATCACTCCGGATGTTACGGAAGCCCAGGTGAATGAGTATTTAAACGAACTAGCCTTTCTGGCCGAAACAGCCGGAGCACAGGCTGTGAAAACGTTTGTTCAGAAACTTCCTCATCCCGATCCCCGTACGATGATCGGAAAAGGCAAACTGGAAGAAATCAAACGTTACCTGGAAGGGAAAGATATCTCCATTGTGATCTTTGACGAAGAACTGAGTGGCACGCAAATCACGAATATTGAAAAAATCCTCGGTGTGAAAACCATTGATCGCACCGATCTGATTCTCGACATCTTTGCCAGAAGAGCCCGCACGGCCCGTGCCAAAACCCAGGTGGAACTTGCCCAATACCAATACCTGCTGCCCCGGCTGAAAGGAATGTGGACTCACCTGGGCCGTCACGGCGGTGGTATCGGTACCCGGGGACCCGGTGAAACAGAAATTGAAACTGACCGCCGGCTGGTGAAAGATAAAATCGCCCTGCTGCGGAAACGACTGAAAGAGATTGAAAAGCAGGCACAGCTGCAGCGCAAGGAACGCTCCGGATACATCCGTGTAGCCCTGGTGGGTTATACCAACGCCGGCAAATCAACCCTGATGAATGCATTGAGCAAAAGCGAAGTGTTCGCTGAAAATAAACTGTTTGCCACTCTCGATACCACAACCCGAAAGGTGGTCTATCAGCAAACCCCTTTCCTGCTCAGCGATACGGTAGGCTTTATCCGCAAGCTGCCCCATCACCTGGTGGAAAGTTTTAAATCCACGCTCGACGAAGTGCGGGAAAGCGATATCCTGCTCCATGTGGTAGATATCAGCCATCCGCACTACGAAGAACAGATTGAAGTGGTAAACCGCACGCTGCAGGAATTGGGCGCACTGGAAAAGCCCACCCTGCTGGTATTCAACAAAATGGACCTGTACGAACAACAGCATTTCGACCCCTATCTTCCAGCCGAAATCCGCCAGGAGCTGCTGCAACAGCTGAAAGCCGAGTGGGAACAGCGCACCCATGGCCATGCCATCTTTATATCGGCCACCGAAAAGCGCAATCTGGATGAGTTGAGGCAAAAGCTCTGGGAGCATATCGTGGCACTGTACCGCCAACGCTATCCCTATCAGACAGAATTTTTCACCGCATAG
- the cas9 gene encoding type II CRISPR RNA-guided endonuclease Cas9 (Cas9, originally named Csn1, is the large, multifunctional signature protein of type II CRISPR/Cas systems. It is well known even to general audiences because its RNA-guided endonuclease activity has made it a popular tool for custom editing of eukaryotic genomes.), translating to MKKILGLDLGVSSIGWALIKEEQEKPVEIIGMGVRIVPLDTDENQEFTQGNTITKNQERTKKRSTRRSYYRYVLRRKALTAELKKHQMFNEKLFGISKLELWGLRSKAVEQQISLEELGRVLYHLNQKRGYKSVKNEEKDNKEETNYVSEIKNRYDLLKNEGKTIGQKFYEELSKNYHYRIKQQVYPREAYIEEFNKIIKKQQEFYPEILTDEFINHLRDNIIYHQRNLKSQKGLVKTCEFEGFHVKNKEGKEIFTGPKVAHRSNPLFQTAKIWESINNIVIEDKRKNKYPITIEQKQAIFEYLDNNIRLSQSELFKILGIKDKSEWYGNKMLSKGIQGNTTKVAIKEALNNNELAKHLLQFEIKVKKVNQSDDSNTYLIDNDSGEITKEEGRLIVDNNIVNEPLYQIWHVIYSIRDINKCKYVLMKKWGLDEITAEKLAKIDFTKSSYGNKSIKALRKILPYLMKGYKYSDAASFAGYNHSKSLTKEEIIEKKLLDKIPILPKNVLRQPVVEKILNQMIHIINDIIDENRGWVTKEERDKGKFEIRIELARELKQSREERNETYKNLSRIEKENKEIERRLEELGVRATRKNIIKYRLFSEISENKINATCIYTGKMFSLTDALNGNEIDVEHIIPKSILFDDSQSNKTLTFSYINKEKGDRTAYDYMASKGEEELSKYIERVDQLFKNKIINKQKRDKLLMPANNIPKDFIERQIRESQYISRKSREILNQICKNVWVTGGGVTAYLRRIWGWDDILMHLQLKRIKELIPDPVGEKITEIVEWETEDGQIHHKEVIRNWNKRNDHRHHAIDALVIACTKQGYIQRINTLSAKTTRDEIFKEVSQRNTDFRESLSLLDKYFITQKPFTSSQVEEKVNKVIISIKPGKKVATYGKQFIRKNDKRIIVQDHIIVPRGALSEESIYGKIKILDQKKPVKYLFENTHLIFKPYIKELVEQRLSEYNGDAKKALASLKNNPIYLDNKNRKVPLEYASCFKEEYVIKYPIESITEKDIEYIVDKKVREIISQRLKQYSGNTKEAFKEPVYLNNEKKIPIKTVRMFTKLSAVEVLKYDENGKPIAYVKTGNNHHIAIYQDEDGKKIPHLCTFWHAVDRKKYGIPVIIDNPKSVWDKILSSKENYPQPFLIKLPDQNWKFIQSFQQNEIFYISPDNKDDINIDNIEPFNLYRLQKMSMIGGKQINLWFRQIFETETNDSKNYSLIKKFYNIQSISAIETLNPIKIKVNRLGEIEAIDLK from the coding sequence ATGAAAAAAATCTTAGGACTCGATCTTGGCGTGAGTTCAATCGGTTGGGCTTTAATTAAAGAAGAACAGGAAAAGCCCGTTGAAATCATAGGCATGGGCGTTAGAATTGTTCCTCTTGACACCGATGAAAACCAGGAATTTACACAAGGTAATACAATCACTAAAAACCAGGAAAGAACCAAGAAACGATCAACGCGAAGAAGTTATTATCGCTATGTTCTACGAAGAAAAGCACTTACAGCAGAGTTAAAAAAACATCAAATGTTTAATGAAAAACTATTTGGAATATCAAAATTAGAGCTATGGGGATTGCGATCAAAAGCAGTAGAACAACAAATCAGTTTAGAAGAACTAGGGAGGGTACTGTACCACTTAAATCAGAAAAGAGGATATAAATCAGTTAAGAATGAAGAAAAAGACAACAAAGAAGAGACAAATTATGTTTCAGAAATTAAGAACAGATACGATTTGCTAAAGAATGAAGGAAAAACAATTGGACAAAAATTTTATGAGGAACTAAGCAAAAACTATCATTACCGTATCAAGCAGCAAGTTTACCCCAGAGAAGCATACATAGAGGAGTTTAATAAAATCATAAAAAAACAACAGGAATTCTATCCAGAAATTCTAACTGATGAATTCATTAATCATTTACGAGATAATATTATTTATCACCAAAGGAATCTAAAATCACAAAAAGGTCTTGTGAAAACTTGTGAATTTGAGGGTTTTCATGTAAAAAACAAAGAGGGGAAGGAAATATTTACAGGTCCGAAGGTAGCTCATAGGAGCAATCCACTATTTCAAACTGCAAAAATATGGGAATCTATCAACAATATTGTTATCGAGGATAAAAGAAAAAATAAATATCCAATTACCATCGAACAAAAACAAGCTATTTTTGAATATCTCGATAACAATATCAGATTATCCCAATCAGAATTATTTAAAATATTAGGCATTAAGGATAAAAGCGAATGGTATGGGAATAAAATGTTAAGCAAAGGGATTCAGGGAAACACCACAAAAGTTGCTATAAAAGAAGCATTAAATAATAATGAATTAGCCAAGCATTTGTTACAATTTGAAATCAAAGTAAAAAAAGTAAATCAATCTGATGATTCAAATACATATTTGATTGATAATGATTCTGGGGAAATAACAAAGGAAGAAGGGAGACTTATAGTAGATAATAACATTGTGAATGAACCATTATATCAAATATGGCACGTAATATATTCAATTAGGGATATCAATAAGTGCAAGTATGTGTTAATGAAAAAATGGGGATTAGATGAAATAACAGCTGAAAAGCTAGCAAAAATAGATTTTACAAAATCATCGTACGGGAATAAATCAATTAAAGCCTTAAGGAAGATACTTCCCTATCTGATGAAAGGATATAAATATAGTGATGCTGCATCATTTGCTGGATATAATCATTCAAAGTCACTCACAAAAGAAGAAATAATTGAAAAAAAGCTTCTGGATAAAATTCCTATCCTACCCAAGAATGTCCTTAGGCAGCCCGTTGTAGAAAAGATACTCAACCAAATGATTCATATAATAAATGACATTATTGATGAAAATAGAGGATGGGTCACAAAAGAAGAACGTGATAAAGGAAAATTTGAAATTCGCATTGAGCTTGCCCGAGAACTTAAGCAAAGCAGAGAAGAAAGAAATGAAACATATAAGAACCTGTCAAGAATAGAAAAAGAGAATAAGGAAATAGAAAGACGATTGGAGGAATTAGGTGTAAGAGCAACCAGAAAAAATATTATTAAATATCGATTATTTTCAGAAATATCAGAAAATAAGATAAATGCCACGTGTATATATACAGGAAAAATGTTTTCTCTGACAGATGCACTGAACGGAAATGAAATAGATGTAGAACATATTATACCAAAGTCAATATTATTCGACGATTCACAAAGTAATAAAACATTAACATTCAGTTACATTAATAAGGAGAAGGGAGATCGTACTGCATATGATTACATGGCATCAAAAGGAGAAGAAGAATTGAGTAAATACATTGAAAGAGTCGATCAACTATTCAAGAATAAGATAATCAATAAACAAAAAAGAGATAAATTATTAATGCCAGCCAACAATATTCCAAAAGATTTTATTGAGCGACAAATTCGTGAATCGCAATACATTTCGAGAAAATCAAGAGAAATACTGAATCAAATATGCAAAAACGTTTGGGTCACAGGAGGAGGTGTAACCGCCTATTTAAGAAGGATATGGGGGTGGGACGATATTTTAATGCATTTGCAATTGAAACGTATTAAAGAACTTATACCAGATCCTGTCGGTGAAAAAATTACCGAAATTGTAGAATGGGAAACAGAAGATGGTCAGATACATCATAAAGAAGTGATTAGAAATTGGAATAAGCGGAATGATCATCGTCATCATGCCATTGATGCCCTTGTTATAGCCTGCACAAAACAAGGTTACATTCAGCGTATCAATACCTTAAGCGCGAAAACAACCAGGGACGAAATATTTAAAGAAGTTAGCCAACGCAATACAGATTTCCGTGAGTCCCTTAGCCTTCTTGACAAATATTTTATTACCCAGAAGCCTTTTACTTCATCTCAGGTAGAAGAAAAAGTAAATAAAGTTATTATTTCAATCAAACCAGGCAAGAAAGTAGCCACCTACGGTAAACAGTTTATTAGAAAAAATGATAAAAGAATTATTGTACAGGACCATATTATTGTGCCAAGAGGGGCTTTAAGTGAAGAAAGCATATATGGAAAGATTAAAATTCTGGATCAAAAGAAGCCAGTAAAATACCTATTTGAAAATACTCATCTGATATTTAAGCCATATATAAAAGAATTGGTAGAGCAAAGACTATCGGAATATAATGGGGATGCAAAAAAAGCTTTAGCATCACTAAAGAATAATCCAATTTATTTAGACAACAAAAATAGAAAAGTTCCTCTTGAATATGCTTCATGCTTCAAAGAAGAATATGTAATTAAATATCCCATTGAATCAATAACTGAAAAGGACATTGAATATATAGTTGACAAAAAAGTTCGTGAAATAATTTCTCAAAGATTAAAACAATACAGTGGGAATACCAAAGAAGCATTTAAAGAGCCAGTATACTTAAACAATGAAAAGAAAATACCTATTAAAACTGTAAGAATGTTTACCAAATTATCTGCTGTTGAAGTATTAAAATATGATGAGAATGGAAAACCCATAGCATACGTAAAAACAGGTAACAATCATCATATAGCAATTTATCAGGATGAAGATGGAAAAAAGATCCCTCATCTTTGTACCTTTTGGCATGCTGTAGATAGAAAAAAATATGGCATTCCTGTGATCATAGATAATCCAAAATCAGTATGGGATAAAATCTTATCTTCTAAAGAAAACTATCCTCAGCCTTTTCTCATAAAATTACCTGACCAAAATTGGAAATTTATCCAATCATTTCAACAAAATGAAATTTTTTACATATCACCGGATAATAAAGATGATATAAATATTGATAATATTGAACCCTTTAATTTATATAGATTGCAAAAGATGAGCATGATAGGAGGAAAACAAATAAATTTATGGTTTCGTCAAATATTTGAAACAGAAACTAATGATAGTAAAAATTATTCTCTAATTAAGAAATTCTATAACATACAAAGTATTTCTGCCATTGAGACTTTAAACCCAATAAAAATAAAAGTTAATCGTTTAGGAGAAATAGAAGCTATTGATCTAAAATAA